A DNA window from Mastomys coucha isolate ucsf_1 unplaced genomic scaffold, UCSF_Mcou_1 pScaffold21, whole genome shotgun sequence contains the following coding sequences:
- the LOC116103894 gene encoding acyl-CoA desaturase 2, with product MPAHILQEISGSYSATTTITAPPSGGQQNGGEKFEKNPHHWGADVRPEIKDDLYDPSYQDEEGPPPKLEYVWRNIILMALLHVGALYGITLVPSCKVYTCLFAYLYYVISALGITAGAHRLWSHRTYKARLPLRLFLIIANTMAFQNDVYEWARDHRAHHKFSETHADPHNSRRGFFFSHVGWLLVRKHPAVKEKGGKLDMSDLKAEKLVMFQRRYYKPGLLLMCFILPTLVPWYCWGETFVNSLCVSTFLRYAVVLNATWLVNSAAHLYGYRPYDKNISSRENILVSMGAVGEGFHNYHHAFPYDYSASEYRWHINFTTFFIDCMAVLGLAYDRKRVSKAAVLARIKRTGDGSCKSG from the exons ATGCCGGCCCACATACTGCAAGAG ATCTCTGGCTCTTACTCAGCCACGACCACAATCACAGCGCCACCTTCTGGGGGACAGCAGAATGGAGGAGAGAAGTTTGAAAAGAACCCTCACCACTGGGGAGCAGATGTTCGCCCTGAAATAAAAGATGATCTATATGACCCCAGCTACCAGGATGAGGAGGGGCCCCCGCCCAAGCTGGAGTACGTCTGGAGGAACATCATCCTCATGGCCCTGCTGCACGTGGGAGCCCTGTACGGGATCACACTGGTTCCCTCCTGCAAGGTCTACACCTGCCTCTTCG CGTATTTGTACTACGTAATCAGTGCCCTGGGCATCACTGCTGGGGCTCATCGCCTGTGGAGCCACAGAACTTACAAGGCGCGGCTGCCCCTGAGGCTCTTCCTCATCATTGCCAACACCATGGCATTCCAG AACGATGTGTATGAATGGGCCCGCGATCACCGTGCCCACCACAAGTTCTCAGAAACACACGCTGACCCTCACAATTCCCGCCGTGGCTTCTTCTTCTCTCACGTGGGTTGGCTGCTTGTGCGCAAACACCCGGCTGTCAAAGAGAAGGGCGGAAAACTGGACATGTCTGACCTAAAGGCTGAGAAGCTGGTGATGTTCCAGAGGAG GTACTACAAGCCTGGCCTCCTGCTGATGTGCTTCATCCTGCCCACTCTGGTGCCCTGGTATTGCTGGGGTGAGACTTTTGTCAACAGCTTGTGTGTTAGCACCTTCCTGCGATATGCTGTGGTGCTCAATGCCACGTGGCTGGTGAACAGTGCTGCCCACCTCTATGGATATCGCCCCTACGACAAGAACATTAGCTCTCGGGAGAACATCCTCGTTTCGATGGGAGCTGTGG GCGAGGGCTTCCACAACTACCATCACGCCTTCCCCTACGATTACTCTGCCAGTGAGTACCGCTGGCACATCAACTTCACCACATTCTTCATCGACTGCATGGCTGTCCTGGGCCTGGCTTACGACCGGAAGAGAGTGTCCAAGGCTGCTGTCTTAGCCAGGATTAAGAGAACTGGAGACGGGAGCTGCAAGAGCGGTTGA